One part of the Haliotis asinina isolate JCU_RB_2024 chromosome 2, JCU_Hal_asi_v2, whole genome shotgun sequence genome encodes these proteins:
- the LOC137273970 gene encoding leukotriene C4 synthase-like, which yields MSQPTHMFNLKDLRSPDLDIIQGLPHTVQSSPERKMAGVSVGTPLLLEDMVFPAFITVLAALHLGTIARRVGLQRIKLKISLPNTTGDPTFERTFRAHQNCSEFFPIFLSVLWVSAIFFHPGLASLVGVGYMFFRENYFNGYRRSPKERLPGFIGSSICLFVLVGTGLLGVLTLALRRYGNTDP from the exons ATGTCCCAGCCGACTCACATGTTTAATCTGAAAGACTTGAGGTCACCCGACCTAGATATCATTCAAGGGTTGCCACACACAGTACAGAGCTCACCTGAAAGAAAGATGGCAGGGGTCTCCGTGGGTACCCCGCTCCTCCTGGAGGACATGGTCTTCCCTGCTTTCATCACTGTCCTTGCAGCCCTGCATCTGG GCACCATAGCTCGCCGTGTGGGTCTACAACGAATCAAACTGAAGATTAGCCTCCCAAACACTACAGGGGATCCTACCTTTGAAAGAACCTTCCGTGCACA CCAAAACTGTTCTGAGTTTTTTCCAATCTTCTTGAGCGTCCTATGGGTTTCTGCCATTTTCTTTCATCCAG GACTGGCATCTTTGGTAGGAGTTGGGTACATGTTCTTCAGGGAGAATTACTTCAACGGTTACAGACGAAGCCCAAAGGAAAG GCTACCTGGGTTCATTGGCAGCAGCATCTGTCTCTTTGTCTTGGTCGGCACAGGTCTGCTTGGAGTGCTGACATTAGCACTTCGTCGGTATGGAAACACTGACCCTTAA
- the LOC137273968 gene encoding uncharacterized protein SYNPCC7002_A1628-like isoform X1 encodes MIKSACLCSKLRISHLTSKRLKHTLKIKPVDGFSKMIHQVKRAETKGLPIIHHHGYVSELPIKHRFAMRKFHGVMRFLRKDNVISSKQILQPELVKPEDLLPVHTEDYINRFFLGQTTDKEQRLTGFKWSEGLVSRCRYETAGTILAAVTAMERGLACSTGGGTHHAFPSHGSGYCLVNDLAVAASYMLEHGFAERVLIVDLDVHQGDGTAYIFRDDKRVFTFSMHCQNNFPHKKQQSDVDIGLDVGCTDQKYMSTLDTHLGWIINSFQPDLVLYDAGVDPHEKDELGKLKMTDQGLYDRDYYVLHYLASRGIPCATVIGGGYSVCCVDVFL; translated from the exons ATGATAAAATCAGCATGTTTGTGTTCGAAATTACGCATTTCTCATTTGACATCGAAGCGTTTGAAACACACATTAAAAATCAAACCCGTCGATGGCTTCTCAAAGATGATACATCAG GTTAAAAGGGCAGAAACTAAAGGTTTGCCTATAATTCATCATCATGGTTACGTCAGTGAGCTGCCCATCAAGCATCGATTTGCTATGAGAAAGTTTCATGGGGTGATGCGTTTCTTGAGAAAAGACAATGTAATTTCTTCCAAACAAATACTCCAACCTGAGCTTGTGAAACCAGAGGACTTGTTACCAGTGCATACAGAAGACTACATCAACAGATTCTTCTTGGGGCAGACAACTGACAAGGAACAGCGACTCACTGGATTCAAATGGTCAGAGGGACTTGTTAGCCGCTGTAGGTATGAAACAG CAGGCACAATACTAGCTGCAGTTACAGCCATGGAGCGGGGCCTGGCATGTAGCACAGGGGGAGGCACCCACCACGCCTTCCCCTCCCATGGCTCAGGGTACTGTTTGGTGAATGACCTAGCTGTCGCTGCAAGCTACATGCTGGAACATGGCTTTGCTGAGAGAGTTCTAATTGTAGACCTTGATGTTCACCAG GGTGATGGCACAGCGTACATTTTCAGAGATGACAAGCGTGTGTTCACATTCTCAATGCATTGCCAGAATAACTTTCCCCACAAGAAGCAGCAAAGTGATGTCGACATAGGACTTGATGTTGGCTGTACG GACCAAAAATATATGTCAACACTGGACACTCATCTAGGTTGGATTATCAACAGTTTCCAGCCCGACCTTGTCCTCTATGATGCTGGTGTTGATCCCCATGAGAAAGACGAACTAGGCAAACTGAAGATGACAGATCAAG GTTTGTACGACAGAGACTACTATGTTCTACACTACCTCGCCTCCCGTGGTATCCCATGTGCCACTGTGATAGGGGGAGGCTACTCTGTTTGTTGTGTAGATGTCTTTCTATAG
- the LOC137273968 gene encoding uncharacterized protein SYNPCC7002_A1628-like isoform X2, translating into MIKSACLCSKLRISHLTSKRLKHTLKIKPVDGFSKMIHQVKRAETKGLPIIHHHGYVSELPIKHRFAMRKFHGVMRFLRKDNVISSKQILQPELVKPEDLLPVHTEDYINRFFLGQTTDKEQRLTGFKWSEGLVSRCRYETAGTILAAVTAMERGLACSTGGGTHHAFPSHGSGYCLVNDLAVAASYMLEHGFAERVLIVDLDVHQGDGTAYIFRDDKRVFTFSMHCQNNFPHKKQQSDVDIGLDVGCTDQKYMSTLDTHLGWIINSFQPDLVLYDAGVDPHEKDELGKLKMTDQGLYDRDYYVLHYLASRGIPCATVIGGGYSNDLDQLSLRHTIIHRAATQVWHQSFASGF; encoded by the exons ATGATAAAATCAGCATGTTTGTGTTCGAAATTACGCATTTCTCATTTGACATCGAAGCGTTTGAAACACACATTAAAAATCAAACCCGTCGATGGCTTCTCAAAGATGATACATCAG GTTAAAAGGGCAGAAACTAAAGGTTTGCCTATAATTCATCATCATGGTTACGTCAGTGAGCTGCCCATCAAGCATCGATTTGCTATGAGAAAGTTTCATGGGGTGATGCGTTTCTTGAGAAAAGACAATGTAATTTCTTCCAAACAAATACTCCAACCTGAGCTTGTGAAACCAGAGGACTTGTTACCAGTGCATACAGAAGACTACATCAACAGATTCTTCTTGGGGCAGACAACTGACAAGGAACAGCGACTCACTGGATTCAAATGGTCAGAGGGACTTGTTAGCCGCTGTAGGTATGAAACAG CAGGCACAATACTAGCTGCAGTTACAGCCATGGAGCGGGGCCTGGCATGTAGCACAGGGGGAGGCACCCACCACGCCTTCCCCTCCCATGGCTCAGGGTACTGTTTGGTGAATGACCTAGCTGTCGCTGCAAGCTACATGCTGGAACATGGCTTTGCTGAGAGAGTTCTAATTGTAGACCTTGATGTTCACCAG GGTGATGGCACAGCGTACATTTTCAGAGATGACAAGCGTGTGTTCACATTCTCAATGCATTGCCAGAATAACTTTCCCCACAAGAAGCAGCAAAGTGATGTCGACATAGGACTTGATGTTGGCTGTACG GACCAAAAATATATGTCAACACTGGACACTCATCTAGGTTGGATTATCAACAGTTTCCAGCCCGACCTTGTCCTCTATGATGCTGGTGTTGATCCCCATGAGAAAGACGAACTAGGCAAACTGAAGATGACAGATCAAG GTTTGTACGACAGAGACTACTATGTTCTACACTACCTCGCCTCCCGTGGTATCCCATGTGCCACTGTGATAGGGGGAGGCTACTCCAATGACCTTGATCAACTCTCTCTCCGACACACCATCATACATCGAGCTGCAACTCAA GTATGGCATCAGAGCTTTGCAAGTGGATTTTGA